The following proteins are co-located in the Trichormus variabilis 0441 genome:
- a CDS encoding PepSY-associated TM helix domain-containing protein — protein sequence MVKINQSREFRKLHRRIAPILFIPLLLSALTGIAYRLGRSWFGIPKDTAEIFLAIHQGTFLGKPLEPVYVSLVGLGLVGLVITGFGMIRKSKQSRLNKAQSKLTVRTIHSIVAPIIFLPLLASAVTGIAYRVGESWLGLPEEQIELLMTIHQGSYFGSFGKPIYVFLVGLGLIAMLFTGISMTGIFRKRRSPVSESEQIDD from the coding sequence ATGGTTAAGATCAATCAGTCTCGTGAATTTCGTAAACTCCATCGTCGCATTGCGCCGATTTTATTCATTCCTCTACTGCTGAGTGCGTTAACTGGTATTGCTTATCGTCTGGGAAGAAGTTGGTTTGGGATACCTAAAGACACTGCCGAGATTTTCCTGGCAATTCACCAGGGTACTTTTTTGGGTAAACCGCTAGAACCAGTTTATGTATCCTTGGTAGGGCTGGGACTAGTGGGATTGGTAATTACCGGATTTGGTATGATTCGTAAATCGAAGCAATCTCGATTAAATAAAGCACAATCTAAACTGACTGTCCGAACCATTCACAGTATTGTTGCACCTATTATTTTCCTACCCTTGTTAGCTAGTGCTGTTACTGGTATTGCTTACCGAGTTGGCGAAAGCTGGCTGGGATTACCAGAAGAACAAATTGAATTATTAATGACAATTCATCAAGGTAGCTATTTCGGGAGTTTTGGCAAACCTATTTATGTTTTTCTTGTTGGTTTAGGACTGATTGCTATGCTATTTACAGGCATCAGTATGACAGGAATTTTTCGCAAGCGTCGTTCCCCAGTTTCAGAAAGTGAACAAATAGATGATTAA
- a CDS encoding response regulator transcription factor, translating to MKFLLVEDDERIAASLTEALTDNNYAIDVAGDGEEGWDFITAFDYDLILLDVMLPKLNGIELCQRLRQRGYGLPVLMLTARDSSTDKVLGLDAGADDYVIKPFDLKELLARIRALLRRGNTTISTFLEWGGLRLDPANCTVTYKEQLLLMTPKEYQLLELFLRNNGYVLSRRQILDHLWSSIDPPGQDTVKVHIRGIRQKLKAAGAKDDFIETVYGLGYRLNQNF from the coding sequence ATGAAATTTTTATTAGTTGAAGATGATGAACGGATTGCCGCATCTCTTACAGAAGCCTTAACTGACAATAATTACGCGATTGATGTAGCTGGTGACGGTGAGGAAGGATGGGACTTCATAACAGCATTTGACTATGATCTAATCCTTCTGGATGTGATGCTACCAAAATTGAATGGTATAGAATTGTGTCAAAGATTACGTCAGCGTGGTTATGGGCTGCCAGTACTGATGTTGACTGCGAGAGATAGCAGTACTGATAAAGTACTAGGTTTGGATGCAGGTGCAGATGATTACGTCATCAAACCTTTTGATTTAAAAGAATTACTAGCACGTATTCGGGCTTTGCTGCGACGTGGAAATACAACAATATCGACTTTTTTGGAGTGGGGGGGACTGCGGCTTGACCCAGCCAACTGTACTGTCACTTACAAGGAGCAATTATTATTAATGACACCTAAAGAGTACCAATTACTAGAACTTTTTCTCCGTAATAATGGGTATGTTCTCAGTCGTCGTCAAATTCTTGACCACCTGTGGTCATCTATTGATCCACCTGGACAAGATACAGTCAAGGTACATATTCGAGGAATACGTCAAAAACTCAAAGCCGCAGGAGCAAAAGATGATTTTATCGAAACTGTTTATGGGCTTGGGTATCGGCTTAACCAAAACTTCTAG